A single genomic interval of Lysobacter avium harbors:
- a CDS encoding M48 family metallopeptidase — protein sequence MLRRLHGLVGTKRTPAGRAVQRDTFELTLDDGQSLEVERRRDPRARRIKLSVSDRGVRLTLPPRASASAAARFAHEHRQWLALQLELHTRDVPPPLLWDVSTTLPLRDAERPLRWERGRFTRIESAADDALVFLLPERAGPAAQARALRDFYEGEARADLARWMPDYLDGLPRAPRRFRFKLMSSRWGSLAPDDSVALDLSLVLARPSAYRYVLVHELCHLLQANHSPAFWAEVETRMPHWREEREYLRVHGSRLKAAMRSLLATGTHTA from the coding sequence ATGCTTCGCCGCCTGCACGGCCTGGTCGGCACCAAACGCACGCCCGCGGGACGCGCCGTGCAACGCGACACCTTCGAGCTGACCCTGGACGACGGCCAGTCGCTGGAGGTGGAGCGGCGCCGGGACCCACGCGCGCGCCGGATCAAGCTCTCGGTCAGCGACCGCGGCGTGCGCCTGACCCTGCCGCCGCGCGCCAGCGCCAGTGCGGCGGCACGCTTCGCCCACGAGCACCGGCAGTGGCTCGCGCTGCAGTTGGAGCTGCACACCCGCGACGTTCCGCCGCCGCTGCTGTGGGACGTCTCCACGACGCTGCCACTGCGCGATGCCGAGCGTCCATTGCGCTGGGAACGCGGCCGGTTCACCCGGATCGAGTCCGCGGCCGACGACGCGCTGGTGTTCCTGCTGCCCGAGCGGGCCGGACCGGCGGCGCAGGCCCGGGCATTGCGGGATTTCTACGAGGGCGAGGCGCGCGCCGACCTGGCCCGCTGGATGCCGGACTACCTGGACGGACTGCCGCGCGCACCGCGGCGGTTCCGCTTCAAGCTGATGTCCTCGCGCTGGGGCTCGCTGGCACCCGACGACTCCGTCGCGCTGGATCTGTCGCTGGTGCTCGCCCGGCCTTCGGCCTACCGCTACGTGCTGGTGCACGAGCTTTGCCACCTGCTCCAGGCCAACCACTCGCCGGCATTCTGGGCCGAGGTGGAGACACGCATGCCGCATTGGCGCGAGGAGCGTGAGTATCTGCGAGTGCACGGCTCGCGGCTGAAGGCGGCGATGCGCTCGCTGCTTGCCACAGGGACCCACACGGCGTAA
- a CDS encoding alpha/beta fold hydrolase — MNRLHDFVLDTRLGRLAGLRAAPAGRTVPRVLALHGWLDNAASFIPLHPYLPGIELVALDMPGHGASDHFPEAAEYTVVSTARSVFAAADALGWDEFSLLGHSLGGAVASLMAAAAPQRIQRLGTIEALGALSAEQGRHVESLREAFARPGGPRKPLRVFPDPATAVRARLQAGDIQPDAARLLVERGLVPVRGEGGPRGFSWRSDPRLTRPTAIRISEEQVRELLRAVECPVRVLYAEQAQVYFPEEQRRARFDCLRDAQLSTMPGGHHLHMEQPAEVAAVFADFFSAV, encoded by the coding sequence GTGAACCGCCTGCACGACTTCGTCCTTGATACCCGACTGGGTCGTCTGGCCGGCCTGCGTGCTGCGCCGGCCGGTCGGACAGTGCCGCGCGTGCTGGCCCTGCACGGCTGGCTGGACAACGCGGCCAGCTTCATCCCGCTGCACCCGTATCTGCCGGGCATCGAGCTGGTCGCACTGGACATGCCCGGCCATGGCGCCAGTGACCACTTTCCCGAGGCCGCCGAGTACACCGTGGTCAGCACCGCGCGCTCGGTGTTTGCCGCCGCCGATGCGCTGGGCTGGGACGAGTTCTCGCTGCTGGGCCACTCGCTGGGCGGAGCGGTGGCGAGCCTGATGGCGGCTGCCGCGCCGCAGCGCATCCAGCGACTGGGCACGATCGAGGCGCTGGGCGCGCTGTCGGCCGAGCAGGGCCGACACGTGGAATCCCTGCGCGAAGCATTCGCGCGCCCGGGCGGTCCGCGCAAGCCATTGCGCGTGTTTCCCGATCCGGCCACAGCGGTCCGCGCGCGTTTGCAGGCCGGGGATATCCAGCCCGACGCGGCGCGCCTGCTGGTCGAACGCGGCCTGGTTCCGGTACGCGGCGAGGGCGGCCCGCGCGGTTTCAGCTGGCGCAGCGATCCGCGCCTCACGCGCCCGACGGCCATCCGCATCAGCGAGGAGCAGGTGCGCGAGTTGCTGCGCGCGGTGGAGTGCCCGGTGCGTGTGCTCTACGCCGAACAGGCGCAGGTCTACTTCCCCGAAGAGCAACGCCGGGCGCGCTTCGATTGCCTGCGCGATGCGCAACTGAGCACCATGCCGGGCGGCCATCACCTGCACATGGAGCAGCCGGCGGAGGTCGCGGCGGTGTTCGCGGACTTTTTCAGCGCGGTCTGA
- the hemH gene encoding ferrochelatase yields the protein MTQSASPSPDTAVVLVNLGTPDAPTAEAVRRYLGEFLSDRRVVALPRLFWLPLLHGIILPRRSPKVALKYASVWLDGGSPLAVYTRRLAEGVQREMPDVLVVDAMRYGNPALTKVLEDLRGRGIRRVLGLPLYPQYSTTTTATVGDVLARETAMQVRMVDDYHVDPGWVAAIADSIREHRARNGAGDHLVFSFHGLPKRVIRNGDPYQRQSEAGAQAIAKALELEPHEWTISYQSRFGAERWLEPATTTALAALGERGVQRIDVVAPGFAADCLETLEEISMELADEVAGRGGTLRYIPCLNDSPAHARVIAGVARRGLDAWPMAQA from the coding sequence ATGACTCAATCCGCTTCCCCTTCCCCCGATACCGCCGTCGTGCTGGTCAATCTTGGCACGCCGGACGCGCCCACCGCGGAGGCGGTGCGCCGCTACCTGGGCGAGTTCCTGTCCGACCGCCGCGTGGTCGCGTTGCCGCGGCTGTTCTGGCTGCCGTTGCTGCACGGGATCATCCTGCCGCGCCGCTCGCCCAAGGTCGCGCTCAAGTACGCCAGCGTGTGGCTGGACGGCGGTTCCCCGTTGGCGGTCTATACGCGTCGCCTGGCCGAGGGTGTCCAGCGCGAAATGCCCGATGTACTGGTCGTGGACGCGATGCGCTATGGCAACCCCGCGCTGACCAAAGTGCTGGAGGATCTGCGCGGGCGCGGGATCCGCCGTGTACTCGGACTGCCTCTGTATCCGCAGTACTCGACCACCACCACGGCGACTGTCGGCGACGTGCTCGCGCGCGAGACTGCGATGCAGGTGCGCATGGTCGATGACTACCACGTGGATCCGGGCTGGGTGGCCGCGATTGCCGACTCGATCCGCGAGCATCGCGCCCGCAACGGCGCCGGTGATCACCTCGTGTTCTCCTTCCACGGTCTGCCCAAACGGGTGATCCGCAACGGCGATCCGTATCAGCGCCAGTCCGAGGCCGGCGCCCAGGCGATCGCCAAGGCGCTGGAGCTGGAGCCGCATGAGTGGACGATCAGCTACCAGTCGCGCTTTGGCGCCGAGCGCTGGCTGGAGCCTGCGACGACCACCGCGCTGGCGGCCCTGGGCGAGCGCGGCGTGCAGCGCATCGACGTGGTCGCGCCCGGATTTGCGGCCGACTGCCTGGAGACGCTGGAGGAGATCTCCATGGAACTGGCGGACGAGGTTGCCGGGCGCGGCGGCACGCTGCGCTACATTCCCTGCCTCAACGATTCGCCGGCACACGCGCGTGTCATTGCCGGCGTCGCGCGGCGCGGCCTCGACGCCTGGCCGATGGCCCAGGCGTGA
- a CDS encoding lipid-binding SYLF domain-containing protein, producing the protein MSIVPRLAVILLAFVVAAPAVAGVTEDERARNAVRVLNEIQAIPESGIPDAMLDQARAIVVVPDTLKIGLVLGGRRGHGLVSIKTPQGTWSNPAFVKLTGASIGFQAGVQSSDVVLVFTSQRGLDSIVNGKLTLGADASVAAGPVGRTTGLATDGQLKAEIWSWSRARGLFAGVALDGAVLSIDDAANQSVYGSGTTPRMIFEDRAGQRASDAVVGFRDQLEEATATARAARKHEPAPPAPTAYGSTTATNAPAAPVSNPPLNAPRDASDGANPTQPQPFETVDSPQTPTIQTEPLPPNG; encoded by the coding sequence ATGTCGATAGTCCCCCGCCTTGCCGTGATCCTGCTCGCATTCGTCGTCGCCGCACCCGCCGTTGCCGGGGTAACCGAAGACGAGCGCGCCCGCAACGCGGTCCGCGTGCTCAACGAGATCCAGGCCATTCCGGAGTCCGGCATTCCCGATGCGATGCTCGACCAGGCCAGGGCCATCGTGGTCGTGCCCGACACGCTGAAGATCGGTCTGGTTCTGGGCGGCCGCCGCGGCCATGGTCTGGTGTCGATCAAGACGCCGCAGGGGACGTGGTCGAACCCGGCCTTCGTCAAGCTCACCGGCGCCAGCATCGGCTTTCAGGCCGGCGTGCAGTCATCCGATGTGGTGCTGGTATTCACCAGCCAGCGCGGGCTGGACTCGATCGTCAACGGCAAGCTGACCCTGGGCGCGGACGCCAGCGTCGCCGCTGGGCCGGTCGGCCGGACCACGGGGCTGGCGACCGATGGGCAACTGAAGGCGGAAATCTGGTCGTGGTCGCGCGCGCGCGGCCTGTTCGCCGGCGTTGCCCTGGACGGCGCGGTGCTCAGCATCGATGACGCCGCCAACCAGAGCGTCTACGGCAGCGGCACCACGCCGCGGATGATCTTCGAGGACCGCGCCGGCCAGCGCGCCTCCGATGCGGTGGTGGGCTTCCGCGACCAGCTCGAGGAAGCGACCGCTACGGCCCGTGCGGCGCGCAAGCACGAACCGGCACCGCCCGCGCCGACTGCCTACGGATCCACCACGGCGACCAACGCCCCGGCCGCACCGGTTTCGAACCCCCCGCTGAATGCCCCGCGCGATGCGTCCGATGGGGCCAATCCCACGCAGCCGCAGCCGTTCGAGACGGTGGACAGCCCGCAAACGCCAACCATCCAGACCGAACCGCTGCCGCCCAACGGCTGA
- the tatA gene encoding Sec-independent protein translocase subunit TatA, with protein MGSMSIGHWVVVLLIVVLVFGTKRLKNVGKDLGEAVKGFKKGVHDDDDVDANVPPARLGDDARRDERPVRDQRTAHDVRDDEQVPR; from the coding sequence ATGGGTAGTATGAGTATTGGGCACTGGGTAGTCGTGCTGTTGATCGTGGTGCTGGTGTTTGGCACTAAGCGCCTTAAAAACGTCGGCAAGGACCTCGGTGAGGCTGTGAAAGGCTTCAAGAAGGGCGTGCACGACGATGACGATGTCGATGCCAACGTGCCTCCCGCACGGCTTGGTGATGACGCACGCCGCGACGAGCGTCCGGTGCGTGATCAGAGGACCGCGCACGACGTGCGCGATGACGAGCAGGTTCCGCGCTGA
- the tatB gene encoding Sec-independent protein translocase protein TatB codes for MFDIGFSELFIVAIVALMVLGPERLPRAARFTGLWVRRARAQWYSVKSELERELADDELKKSLARTRDELRDLGAELQNQGRELHDDLRREGQGIEKSVKHAEKSVKDAVAPVTRAATTAAAPALAQETAAQDGGEDAGDAADAGPVEDASDLARQPAASSHRQPGPQP; via the coding sequence ATGTTCGATATCGGTTTTTCCGAGCTATTCATCGTAGCGATCGTCGCCCTCATGGTGCTCGGTCCCGAGCGACTGCCTCGCGCGGCGCGCTTCACGGGTCTGTGGGTGCGACGTGCGCGCGCGCAGTGGTACTCGGTCAAGTCCGAACTGGAGCGCGAACTGGCCGACGATGAACTGAAAAAGAGCCTTGCCCGTACCCGTGACGAACTGCGCGACCTGGGCGCCGAGCTGCAGAATCAGGGCCGCGAGCTCCACGATGACCTGCGCCGGGAAGGCCAGGGGATCGAGAAGTCGGTGAAACACGCCGAGAAGTCGGTAAAGGACGCCGTGGCGCCGGTCACGCGTGCCGCGACCACCGCTGCGGCGCCTGCGCTGGCACAGGAAACGGCGGCACAGGACGGCGGCGAAGATGCGGGGGATGCCGCTGATGCTGGCCCGGTGGAAGACGCTTCCGATCTGGCAAGGCAGCCGGCCGCCTCATCGCACCGGCAGCCGGGTCCGCAACCATGA
- the tatC gene encoding twin-arginine translocase subunit TatC — MDDDTQTAPRLIDHLIELRGRVLRAVTGLLAVLLLLLPFGNKLYAALAAPLLAKLPPGGQLIAVEVASPFFAPLKLAFFAALMISMPWLLYQAWAFVAPGLYQREKRLAVPLLASSVALFYAGCAFAFFLVLPAVFGFLTKIAPEGVAMMTDISAYLDFVLVIFLAFGASFELPVAMVIAALLGWVTPEQLKESRGYAVVGIFVLAAVITPPDVVSQLMLAAPMCALYEVGIIASRWLVRGDRTAAASDAE, encoded by the coding sequence ATGGACGATGACACCCAGACTGCGCCCCGACTGATCGACCACCTGATCGAACTGCGCGGCCGCGTGCTGCGCGCGGTGACCGGTCTCCTCGCCGTGCTGCTGTTGCTGCTGCCGTTCGGCAACAAGCTCTACGCCGCGCTGGCCGCGCCATTGCTGGCCAAGCTGCCCCCGGGCGGTCAGTTGATCGCGGTCGAGGTCGCCAGTCCGTTCTTCGCCCCGTTGAAGCTGGCCTTCTTCGCCGCCCTGATGATCTCGATGCCTTGGCTGCTGTATCAGGCCTGGGCGTTCGTCGCGCCGGGGCTGTACCAGCGCGAGAAGCGCCTTGCGGTGCCGCTGCTGGCCTCCTCGGTGGCGCTGTTCTATGCCGGCTGCGCGTTCGCGTTTTTCCTCGTACTGCCCGCGGTGTTCGGTTTCCTGACCAAGATCGCGCCTGAAGGCGTGGCAATGATGACCGACATCAGCGCCTACCTGGATTTCGTGCTGGTGATCTTCCTGGCCTTCGGTGCCAGCTTCGAGTTACCCGTGGCGATGGTCATCGCGGCCTTGCTGGGCTGGGTCACGCCTGAGCAATTGAAGGAATCGCGCGGCTACGCCGTGGTCGGGATCTTCGTCCTGGCGGCGGTCATCACGCCGCCCGACGTGGTCTCGCAGCTGATGCTGGCCGCGCCGATGTGCGCCCTCTACGAGGTCGGCATCATCGCCTCGCGCTGGCTGGTGCGCGGGGACAGGACAGCGGCCGCCAGCGACGCGGAATGA
- a CDS encoding RDD family protein: MKASIGPAGLWQRSAAWTLDGAVLGPMSLLLAWPLLSSRVALFSQRMNDLLEATGHAMGRAIIDGVPLPALEITVMQDPSIRASTAGLEHALWALGWPSVATLFVVSAIYHTAFEAGAWQATPGQRLLGLQVADARRQRLRPGRVLLRHVAGVASWLTLNIGHLMAAVPPLHQTLHDRLSGTRVWAARPGMPAWAVAWLALVGTVSLALGAWGMASAMATMQLALERSLQ; the protein is encoded by the coding sequence ATGAAGGCGTCGATCGGACCGGCCGGACTGTGGCAACGCAGCGCCGCCTGGACCCTGGACGGCGCGGTGCTGGGACCGATGTCGCTGTTGCTGGCCTGGCCGCTTCTTTCCAGTCGAGTCGCCTTGTTCTCGCAACGGATGAACGACCTGCTGGAAGCCACTGGCCATGCGATGGGCCGGGCAATCATCGACGGCGTGCCGTTGCCGGCGCTGGAAATAACGGTGATGCAGGACCCCTCGATCAGGGCGTCGACCGCCGGGCTGGAGCACGCGTTGTGGGCGCTGGGATGGCCATCAGTGGCGACTTTGTTCGTGGTGTCGGCGATCTACCACACCGCGTTCGAAGCCGGGGCATGGCAGGCCACGCCGGGACAACGATTGCTGGGGCTGCAGGTCGCCGATGCCCGGCGGCAACGGCTGCGCCCAGGCCGCGTGCTGCTGCGGCATGTCGCCGGCGTCGCGTCGTGGTTGACCCTCAACATCGGCCACCTGATGGCCGCCGTCCCGCCGCTGCACCAGACCCTGCACGATCGACTCAGCGGCACCCGGGTATGGGCCGCGCGGCCGGGGATGCCGGCCTGGGCGGTCGCCTGGCTGGCGCTCGTCGGAACCGTTTCTCTGGCGCTCGGCGCCTGGGGGATGGCAAGCGCGATGGCCACCATGCAACTGGCATTGGAACGGTCGCTGCAGTGA
- a CDS encoding BPSS1780 family membrane protein, which translates to MNEIRKVPMGAGAEWLLGGIALLRRAPLTLGLLGLIWGGLSALGSLGGQVWLSALMAVAGPILFAGIIYAAREVDRGLPASPRHLLQGVRDGKGPRLLAMLLPQLVAMVVLVILLVAMVGPEQLQRLSTVMIELQTNPDPALVESLPLGALFGWMVAAMVVGVVAGFFTFVAIPEIIFTPRTAFAAMQLSLRACLRNLGALLVMLVLLVIGMIALSLALQLVGALLAFAIGAHASMFAVQLLLMAILLPVLGGAVYLAWRQMVGDAPVTETVAGGFEA; encoded by the coding sequence ATGAACGAGATTCGCAAAGTGCCCATGGGCGCCGGGGCCGAGTGGTTGCTCGGCGGCATTGCCTTGCTGCGCAGGGCGCCTTTGACGCTGGGACTGCTGGGCCTGATCTGGGGAGGCCTCTCGGCGCTGGGCTCGCTGGGCGGGCAGGTGTGGCTGAGCGCGCTGATGGCGGTGGCCGGGCCGATCCTGTTTGCCGGAATCATCTATGCCGCGCGCGAGGTGGACCGTGGCCTGCCGGCCAGCCCGCGCCACCTGTTGCAGGGCGTACGCGATGGCAAGGGGCCGCGCCTGCTGGCGATGCTGCTGCCGCAGCTTGTGGCCATGGTCGTGCTGGTGATCCTGCTGGTGGCGATGGTGGGGCCGGAGCAGCTGCAGCGCCTTTCCACGGTGATGATCGAGCTGCAGACCAATCCCGACCCGGCCTTGGTGGAGTCCCTGCCGCTGGGCGCACTGTTCGGCTGGATGGTGGCGGCGATGGTCGTCGGCGTCGTCGCCGGGTTTTTCACCTTCGTGGCGATTCCGGAGATCATCTTCACCCCGCGCACGGCCTTCGCGGCGATGCAGCTGAGCCTGCGTGCCTGCCTGCGCAACCTGGGCGCGCTGCTGGTCATGCTGGTGCTGCTGGTGATCGGCATGATCGCGCTCAGCCTCGCCCTGCAGCTGGTGGGCGCGCTGCTGGCCTTCGCGATCGGCGCCCACGCGTCGATGTTCGCGGTGCAACTGCTGCTGATGGCGATCCTGCTGCCGGTGCTGGGCGGCGCGGTGTATCTTGCGTGGCGCCAGATGGTGGGCGACGCGCCGGTGACTGAAACGGTCGCGGGCGGCTTCGAGGCCTGA
- a CDS encoding glutamine amidotransferase has protein sequence MRRHGTFPHWIRVASGLPRDRAVTINAQAGDTLPTTEGFAGVIVTGSDAMVTERHDWSEATAAWLADAARAGFPVFGICYGHQLLAHALGGEVGNNPAGREMGTQEIELLPAAAADALFAPLPERFPVQLTHEQSVLRAPDGATVLARSALDACQSFRWGDNAWGVQFHPELSATHMRGYIQARKVALQREGLDPAAMVAQVAATPEGRRVMRRFVHHATGLARTNG, from the coding sequence ATGCGCCGCCATGGCACTTTCCCCCATTGGATCCGCGTTGCCAGCGGGCTGCCACGCGACCGCGCGGTGACGATCAATGCCCAGGCCGGTGACACGCTGCCCACCACCGAGGGATTCGCCGGGGTCATCGTGACCGGTTCCGACGCGATGGTCACCGAGCGTCACGACTGGAGCGAGGCCACCGCGGCCTGGCTTGCGGACGCGGCGCGTGCCGGGTTCCCGGTGTTTGGCATCTGCTACGGCCACCAGCTGCTGGCGCACGCACTGGGCGGCGAAGTCGGCAACAACCCGGCCGGTCGCGAGATGGGCACGCAGGAGATCGAACTGCTGCCGGCGGCGGCCGCCGACGCCTTGTTCGCGCCGCTGCCGGAGCGTTTCCCGGTGCAGCTGACCCATGAGCAGAGCGTGTTGCGGGCACCCGATGGCGCCACCGTGCTGGCACGCTCCGCGCTGGACGCCTGCCAGTCCTTCCGTTGGGGCGACAACGCCTGGGGGGTGCAGTTCCATCCCGAGCTCAGCGCCACCCACATGCGCGGCTACATCCAGGCGCGCAAGGTTGCGCTGCAGCGCGAGGGGCTGGATCCTGCGGCGATGGTGGCCCAGGTCGCGGCCACGCCGGAGGGCCGGCGGGTGATGCGCCGGTTCGTGCACCATGCCACCGGGCTGGCGCGCACGAACGGTTGA
- the glyQ gene encoding glycine--tRNA ligase subunit alpha, with protein sequence MSKTAPGTPAPPTFQQLIQRLNEFWANQGCVLIQPLDLEVGAGTFHPATFLRAIGPEPWNAAYVQPCRRPTDGRYGDNPNRLQRYYQYQVAMKPSPDNIVELYFDSLKSLGVDPLVHDLRLVEDNWESPTLGAWGLGWEVWLNGMEVTQFTYFQQAGGMECRPVLGEITYGLERLCMYLQGVDNVFDLVWTHGPDGHPVTYRDVYHQNEVEQSTYNFEHANVEVLLRRFDECEAEALAMVELNLPLPAYEQVMKASHCFNLLDARRAISVTERQRYILRVRKISHGVAEAYFAQREKLGFPGVRNAPAAATPAEAL encoded by the coding sequence ATGTCGAAGACCGCTCCCGGCACCCCGGCTCCGCCGACCTTCCAGCAGCTGATCCAGCGCCTGAACGAGTTCTGGGCCAACCAGGGTTGCGTGCTGATCCAGCCGCTGGACCTGGAGGTGGGCGCGGGCACCTTCCACCCGGCGACCTTCCTGCGCGCGATCGGACCGGAGCCATGGAACGCCGCCTACGTGCAGCCCTGCCGACGTCCCACCGACGGTCGCTACGGCGACAATCCCAACCGCCTGCAGCGCTACTACCAATACCAGGTAGCGATGAAGCCGAGCCCGGACAACATCGTCGAGCTGTATTTCGACTCGCTCAAGTCGCTCGGCGTGGATCCGCTGGTGCACGACCTGCGCCTGGTCGAGGACAACTGGGAGTCGCCGACCCTCGGCGCCTGGGGCCTGGGCTGGGAGGTCTGGCTGAACGGCATGGAAGTGACCCAGTTCACCTACTTCCAGCAGGCCGGCGGGATGGAGTGCCGGCCGGTGCTGGGCGAGATCACCTACGGCCTGGAGCGCCTGTGCATGTACCTCCAGGGCGTCGACAACGTGTTCGACCTGGTCTGGACCCATGGCCCGGACGGCCATCCGGTCACCTACCGCGATGTCTACCACCAGAACGAGGTCGAGCAGAGCACCTACAACTTCGAGCACGCCAACGTGGAGGTGCTGCTGCGCCGGTTCGACGAATGCGAGGCCGAGGCGCTGGCGATGGTGGAGCTCAACCTGCCCCTGCCGGCCTACGAGCAGGTGATGAAAGCCAGCCACTGCTTCAACCTGCTGGACGCGCGCCGCGCGATCTCGGTGACCGAGCGCCAGCGCTACATCCTGCGCGTGCGCAAGATCTCCCACGGCGTCGCGGAGGCCTACTTCGCGCAGCGCGAGAAGCTCGGCTTCCCCGGTGTCCGGAATGCTCCGGCCGCTGCAACCCCGGCGGAGGCACTGTGA
- the glyS gene encoding glycine--tRNA ligase subunit beta yields the protein MATRDPNTMQPLLIELGTEELPVKALPGLARAFFDGVIEGLAKRGIAFERDEAKPLYTPRRLAVLLPGVASEQPEQSTEVMGPYLNIALDGEGQPTRALQGFAAKAGVEWTALEKTTDNKGERFVHRSVKPGARTADLLGDIVRDALAAMPIPKPMRWGDHDYSFARPVHWLVALLGSEVVEMELLGVRSDRMSRGHRFMHDRPVWFTAPDDYVESLRAAKVLVDADERRERIVQQVRAAASACGGEARIDPGILEEVNGLVEWPSAVTCGFETEFLAIPAEALIATMETNQKFFPVLGADGKLSEHFVGIANIESTDVEQVRKGYERVIRPRFSDAKFFFVEDMKQGLASMVEGLAQVTYQNKLGSMADKVARVAALAESIAGQIGADPVQARRAAELSKADLQSLMVGEFPELQGIAGRYYAAVENEPEAVANAIDEAYLPRVSGDAIAPSPLGQVLAIAERLDTLAGGFAAGLKPTGNKDPFALRRNALGLARTLLEGGHELLLHDLVERALAAQPVQHPDISAFDITAFVYDRLRGYYADRGVSPQQFEAVSHVAHDSLPDFGRRLAAIGEFATLPEAAALAAANKRSRNILRKAEGVVPDTVDAALFAEPAERELADAIDAAIADTDPLLDAGDYVAVLGRLARLRPQVDAFFEQVMVNADDPAVRSNRLALLRRLSDRLGSVAAIEHLSV from the coding sequence ATGGCGACTCGGGACCCCAACACCATGCAGCCCCTGCTGATTGAACTGGGCACCGAAGAACTGCCGGTCAAGGCGCTGCCGGGCCTGGCGCGCGCGTTTTTTGACGGCGTGATCGAGGGGCTCGCCAAGCGCGGCATCGCCTTCGAACGCGACGAGGCCAAGCCGCTGTACACACCGCGTCGCCTCGCCGTGTTGCTTCCAGGCGTCGCCAGCGAGCAGCCCGAGCAGTCGACCGAGGTGATGGGCCCCTACCTCAACATCGCCCTCGACGGCGAAGGCCAGCCGACCCGCGCGCTGCAGGGCTTCGCGGCCAAGGCCGGCGTCGAATGGACGGCGCTGGAGAAGACCACCGACAACAAGGGCGAACGTTTCGTCCACCGGTCGGTAAAACCCGGGGCGCGCACTGCGGATCTGCTGGGCGACATCGTCCGCGACGCGCTGGCGGCCATGCCGATCCCCAAGCCGATGCGCTGGGGCGACCACGACTACAGCTTCGCCCGGCCAGTGCATTGGCTGGTCGCCCTGCTGGGCAGCGAGGTGGTCGAGATGGAACTGCTGGGCGTGCGCAGCGACCGCATGAGCCGCGGCCATCGCTTCATGCACGACAGGCCGGTGTGGTTCACGGCGCCGGACGATTACGTGGAATCGCTGCGTGCCGCGAAGGTGCTGGTGGATGCCGACGAGCGCCGCGAACGGATCGTGCAGCAGGTGCGGGCGGCAGCGAGCGCGTGCGGCGGCGAGGCGCGGATCGATCCGGGCATCCTGGAAGAGGTCAACGGGCTGGTCGAATGGCCCAGCGCGGTGACCTGCGGGTTTGAAACCGAATTCCTCGCGATCCCGGCCGAGGCCCTGATCGCGACCATGGAAACCAACCAGAAGTTCTTCCCCGTGCTGGGCGCGGACGGCAAGCTGAGCGAGCACTTCGTCGGCATCGCCAACATCGAGAGCACCGATGTGGAGCAGGTGCGCAAGGGCTACGAGCGGGTGATCCGGCCACGCTTCAGCGATGCGAAGTTCTTCTTCGTGGAAGACATGAAGCAGGGGCTGGCATCGATGGTCGAGGGGCTGGCCCAGGTCACCTACCAGAACAAGCTGGGCAGCATGGCCGACAAGGTCGCCCGCGTCGCCGCGCTGGCCGAGTCGATCGCCGGCCAGATCGGCGCCGATCCGGTGCAGGCGCGACGTGCGGCCGAGCTGTCCAAGGCCGACCTGCAGTCGCTGATGGTGGGCGAGTTCCCGGAGCTGCAGGGCATCGCCGGGCGTTACTACGCCGCGGTCGAGAACGAGCCGGAGGCGGTCGCCAACGCGATCGACGAGGCCTACCTGCCACGGGTGTCCGGCGACGCCATCGCGCCCTCGCCGCTGGGCCAGGTGCTGGCGATCGCCGAACGGCTGGATACGCTTGCCGGCGGCTTTGCCGCGGGCCTGAAGCCGACCGGCAACAAGGACCCGTTCGCCCTGCGCCGCAATGCGCTGGGCCTTGCGCGCACGCTGCTGGAAGGCGGGCACGAACTACTGCTGCACGACCTGGTGGAGCGCGCGCTCGCCGCGCAGCCGGTCCAGCATCCCGACATCAGTGCCTTCGATATCACCGCCTTCGTCTACGATCGCCTGCGGGGCTATTACGCCGACCGCGGCGTGTCGCCGCAGCAGTTCGAGGCGGTGAGCCATGTCGCCCACGACTCGCTGCCCGACTTCGGCCGCCGCCTCGCCGCAATCGGCGAGTTCGCCACCCTGCCCGAGGCGGCGGCGCTGGCCGCGGCCAACAAGCGCAGCCGCAACATCCTGCGCAAGGCCGAGGGCGTGGTACCGGATACCGTCGATGCCGCGTTGTTCGCCGAACCCGCCGAGCGCGAGCTGGCCGATGCGATCGATGCCGCCATCGCCGACACCGACCCGCTGCTGGACGCGGGCGACTATGTCGCGGTGCTCGGGCGGCTGGCGCGGTTGCGGCCGCAGGTGGATGCCTTCTTCGAGCAGGTGATGGTCAACGCCGACGACCCGGCGGTGCGCAGCAACCGCCTCGCCCTGCTGCGCCGCCTGAGCGACCGCCTCGGCAGCGTGGCGGCGATCGAGCACCTGTCGGTCTGA